The Acidobacteriota bacterium genome has a segment encoding these proteins:
- a CDS encoding DUF2281 domain-containing protein encodes MEQQKLLQELAALPPEGRRQVERLVLLLKKRYARSSSRRKAKRSPLRDEKFIGMWKDREDLKDSSAWVRSVRKSEWMN; translated from the coding sequence ATGGAACAACAGAAATTATTGCAGGAATTAGCTGCTCTACCGCCGGAAGGACGCCGGCAGGTCGAGAGACTCGTCCTCCTGCTCAAGAAGCGTTACGCCCGGTCAAGCTCCAGAAGGAAAGCCAAGCGATCTCCTCTGAGAGACGAGAAGTTCATCGGGATGTGGAAGGATCGCGAGGACCTCAAAGACAGCAGCGCGTGGGTCCGTTCAGTTCGCAAGAGTGAGTGGATGAATTGA
- a CDS encoding ATP-binding cassette domain-containing protein yields MDKVIVVENLQKIYKPKSRKQAIEVKAVDGISFEIERGEFFGLLGPNGAGKTTTIGILTTRVIPTGGRALVDGIDVRRDPVAVKRRIGVCPQVNNLDRSLTGSENLLFHAEYFGIPKRVRERRAQELLERFQLTERANEKPTVYSGGMAQRLKIARALMHDPAILFLDEPTTGLDPQARRAIWDLLLEFNARGQTIFLTTHYMDEADQLCQRIAIMDKGRLLEMGTPSTLKAGVPGGYLIELQVQSADGAINSLASALPALAGVVEVKVQNNTIRVYADKAEGLLANAMRVAGELGVMVTDAHVSEPSLENLFLHLTGRSLRD; encoded by the coding sequence ATGGACAAAGTCATCGTCGTCGAGAACCTCCAAAAAATCTACAAACCCAAGAGCCGCAAACAGGCGATTGAAGTGAAAGCCGTTGACGGAATCTCATTCGAGATCGAACGCGGCGAGTTCTTTGGGCTGCTGGGGCCCAACGGCGCCGGTAAGACGACGACCATCGGCATTCTAACGACGCGAGTTATTCCCACTGGAGGCCGGGCGTTGGTCGACGGCATCGACGTGCGCCGCGACCCTGTTGCGGTCAAGCGCCGCATAGGCGTGTGCCCTCAAGTGAACAATCTCGATCGCAGCCTCACCGGGAGCGAGAACCTCCTGTTTCACGCCGAGTATTTTGGCATCCCGAAGCGAGTGCGAGAGCGGCGCGCGCAAGAATTATTGGAGCGCTTTCAATTGACCGAACGCGCCAATGAGAAGCCCACGGTTTATTCAGGCGGGATGGCTCAGCGGTTGAAGATCGCTCGAGCTTTGATGCACGATCCGGCAATTCTTTTTCTCGATGAGCCGACTACCGGTCTCGACCCACAAGCCCGCCGCGCGATCTGGGACTTGTTGCTGGAGTTCAACGCCAGGGGTCAAACGATCTTCCTGACGACGCACTATATGGACGAAGCGGATCAGCTTTGCCAGCGCATCGCGATCATGGACAAAGGCAGGCTGCTTGAAATGGGCACGCCCTCGACGCTCAAGGCTGGAGTGCCGGGCGGCTACTTGATCGAGCTGCAAGTCCAGAGCGCGGACGGTGCTATCAACTCTCTCGCGTCTGCCTTGCCGGCGCTTGCAGGCGTGGTCGAAGTGAAGGTGCAGAACAACACCATTCGGGTCTACGCGGACAAGGCCGAGGGTCTTCTGGCCAATGCAATGCGAGTCGCCGGCGAGCTGGGAGTGATGGTAACCGACGCTCACGTCTCCGAGCCAAGTCTCGAAAATCTGTTCTTGCATCTGACCGGCAGAAGCTTGAGGGACTGA
- a CDS encoding ABC transporter permease, which yields MATMIALLHRDIRVARRELKFFFLRVGIQPILFTFIFGYVMPRLGIVQTGYANALLPGILALSMTLSGMQAVALPLVVEFGWTKEIEDRLLAPISIMGVAVEKIIVGIIQAVIAGLFVLPLAWLMMGTHLNLQPENFLLLILVALITGWLFAALGMVMGTIVEPQQIGLMFNVLLGPMIFFGCAYYPWASLEVLPWFQNFVLINPLVYASEGFRAALTPQLPHMPMWLIFGGLAGFCSFFTFLGLRQFERRSLE from the coding sequence ATGGCGACAATGATAGCGCTGCTGCACCGCGATATTCGCGTAGCTCGCCGCGAGCTGAAGTTCTTTTTCCTGCGCGTTGGAATTCAGCCGATATTGTTCACGTTTATCTTCGGCTATGTAATGCCGCGCCTGGGAATCGTGCAAACCGGCTACGCGAATGCGCTGCTGCCGGGCATACTCGCGCTGAGCATGACGCTTTCAGGCATGCAGGCGGTAGCGCTCCCGCTGGTGGTCGAATTCGGATGGACGAAAGAAATCGAAGACCGGCTGTTGGCGCCGATCAGCATAATGGGAGTCGCCGTCGAGAAGATAATCGTCGGCATCATTCAAGCGGTCATCGCCGGGCTGTTCGTACTGCCGCTGGCCTGGTTGATGATGGGTACGCACCTCAATCTGCAGCCCGAAAACTTTCTTCTGCTGATTTTGGTCGCGCTGATAACGGGCTGGCTGTTCGCGGCGCTTGGGATGGTGATGGGCACGATCGTTGAGCCTCAACAGATCGGGCTGATGTTCAACGTGCTGCTCGGTCCGATGATCTTTTTCGGGTGCGCTTATTATCCGTGGGCGTCGTTGGAAGTGCTTCCGTGGTTTCAAAACTTCGTGCTGATCAACCCGCTGGTTTATGCGAGCGAAGGCTTCCGCGCCGCGTTGACGCCCCAGTTGCCACACATGCCGATGTGGTTGATCTTCGGAGGGCTGGCGGGCTTCTGCTCTTTTTTTACCTTTCTCGGGTTGCGTCAGTTTGAACGCCGCTCGCTTGAATGA
- a CDS encoding type II toxin-antitoxin system VapC family toxin: protein MADFVIVDTDILIDASRAIGEALACLDQLGDRSALAVSAVTEMELVVGCRDKAELRTLDKFLNRFQVISLNERMSDAAVDLLRRYRLSHGLLIADALIAATALVLDTPLISKNQRDYRFIAGFEPA, encoded by the coding sequence GTGGCCGACTTCGTGATTGTTGATACCGATATCTTGATCGACGCGAGCCGAGCCATTGGTGAGGCGCTCGCATGCCTGGATCAGCTCGGGGACCGCTCGGCATTGGCCGTGAGCGCAGTCACGGAAATGGAGCTAGTGGTTGGCTGCCGAGACAAAGCGGAACTTCGTACGCTCGACAAGTTTCTGAATCGATTCCAAGTCATCAGTCTTAACGAGCGAATGAGCGATGCGGCCGTTGACTTGTTGCGCCGCTACCGCCTCAGCCACGGGCTGTTGATTGCTGATGCGCTCATCGCTGCAACCGCACTAGTATTGGATACACCCCTGATATCGAAGAATCAGCGCGATTATCGATTCATTGCCGGTTTTGAACCTGCTTAG